From a single Dehalococcoidales bacterium genomic region:
- a CDS encoding ABC transporter ATP-binding protein, with protein MRILLRLMGFAQKYWGLLLLAFICLVATTAFSLVIPRMLGDGIDTVLSSGQRSFLVLAAAIVIGASILRGLSAYGNTYFSEVVSQRTAYDIRNALYDRLQRLSFAYHDQSQTGQLMSRATADVEAIRRFFGRGLLGIIQTLLLFIGIAFILISLDWKLGLLTLAFAPAVGWRATVVSNRLRPIWLKIQQLMGELGTILEENLTGVRIVKAFSHQAEESQKFAAGATILYDEEINATRQMAFNMPLMVFLMTLPTALVLWYGGRQVVAGNLTLGDLTQFILYLGMLLMPIRRLGFMANMLSRTISAGQRILEILDTESAVQERPNAIELNTVRGQVSFENVSFSYDSAGPALENISFSVQPGELVALLGGSGSGKSSIAHLIPRFYDVSSGRITIDGVDIRDLTLASLRRNVGIVQQDVFLFSATIRDNIAYGLVKADTAQIEAAAKAAYLHDFITTLPDGYETWVGERGITLSGGEKQRLAIARTLLINPGILILDDSTSSVDAETERLIRRALDKLIKGRTTFVITHRLPIIKNADLILVLQDGQIVEHGKHGELMARNGIYQQTYQSQLASVQ; from the coding sequence GTGAGAATCCTGCTAAGACTAATGGGCTTTGCCCAAAAATACTGGGGATTATTGCTGCTGGCTTTTATTTGCCTGGTAGCCACCACCGCCTTCAGTCTGGTTATACCCCGTATGCTTGGCGACGGCATTGACACTGTGCTCAGCTCAGGGCAACGCAGTTTCCTTGTCCTGGCCGCCGCCATTGTTATTGGCGCCAGTATCTTAAGAGGTCTTTCCGCCTACGGCAACACCTATTTCAGTGAGGTTGTCTCCCAGAGAACCGCCTACGATATCAGAAACGCCCTTTATGACCGGCTACAGCGATTGAGCTTTGCCTATCACGATCAGAGCCAGACGGGACAACTGATGTCACGCGCCACCGCTGATGTTGAAGCAATACGCCGGTTCTTCGGCAGGGGCCTGCTGGGTATCATCCAGACGCTATTGCTTTTTATCGGTATCGCTTTCATCCTGATATCACTGGACTGGAAGCTGGGGCTGCTAACTCTGGCCTTCGCCCCCGCGGTGGGCTGGCGCGCCACCGTCGTCAGTAACCGTCTGCGCCCTATCTGGCTTAAAATTCAACAACTGATGGGGGAACTGGGTACTATACTGGAAGAGAACCTGACCGGAGTCAGAATCGTCAAAGCTTTCTCTCACCAGGCAGAAGAGAGCCAGAAGTTCGCCGCCGGGGCAACCATTCTCTACGATGAGGAAATTAACGCTACCCGTCAGATGGCTTTCAATATGCCTCTGATGGTATTTCTGATGACCCTGCCCACAGCCCTTGTCCTCTGGTACGGCGGACGTCAGGTGGTCGCCGGTAACCTGACCTTAGGTGACCTCACCCAGTTTATCCTTTACCTGGGTATGCTGTTAATGCCCATCCGTCGTCTGGGTTTCATGGCTAACATGCTCTCACGCACTATTTCAGCCGGACAGCGCATCCTGGAAATACTGGACACCGAATCAGCCGTACAGGAAAGACCAAATGCCATCGAGTTAAATACGGTCAGAGGACAGGTCTCCTTTGAGAATGTCAGTTTCAGCTATGATTCGGCGGGCCCGGCACTGGAAAACATCAGCTTCAGCGTGCAGCCGGGAGAGCTGGTCGCCTTGCTCGGAGGTTCAGGCAGCGGGAAGAGCAGCATCGCCCATCTTATTCCCCGGTTCTATGACGTCAGCAGCGGCCGAATTACCATTGACGGCGTTGACATCCGTGACCTGACTTTAGCCTCACTACGCCGTAACGTGGGCATAGTACAGCAGGACGTCTTTCTATTTTCAGCGACCATCAGGGATAACATCGCCTACGGTCTGGTAAAAGCCGATACGGCACAAATAGAGGCGGCCGCCAAAGCTGCTTACCTGCACGATTTCATCACAACCCTTCCTGACGGCTATGAGACCTGGGTGGGAGAAAGAGGCATCACACTCTCCGGGGGTGAAAAACAGCGCCTGGCTATCGCCCGTACCCTGCTGATAAATCCGGGTATCCTTATCCTTGATGACTCCACTTCCAGTGTGGATGCGGAGACGGAACGCCTTATCCGCCGTGCCCTGGATAAGCTCATTAAGGGACGGACCACCTTTGTCATTACCCACCGCCTGCCCATCATCAAGAACGCTGACCTGATCCTGGTGCTCCAGGACGGGCAGATAGTGGAACATGGAAAACACGGCGAGCTTATGGCCAGGAATGGCATTTATCAGCAGACTTATCAATCCCAGCTGGCATCGGTCCAGTAG
- a CDS encoding ABC transporter ATP-binding protein: MYHGGGGGYGGGFHLHGAFDEDEMLGKVYDSRIVGRMYRYLRPVKTWLALGAGGMLLRTLAQLATPYLIVIATGRFIQTKDLAGLNIIVILFIGATLLAWAGQYMQTLFLSYAGESILLRMRTEMFDHLQKLSLSFFDRNQVGKLMSRVQNDVQQLQELVTNGVLNIITSALTLVGIAVIMILLNARLALLTLTVVPALAIVTLIWQKYARRAFIRVRQAIATVNAQLQEGISGVRVTQSLSREGVNFERFDNVNRAHLDANVDAARLEALMMPAVQVLTAIAFSLILVFGGYQVLDGTMGAEIIIGFLLYIQRFFDPILELTTQYTELQRSMASGARIFELLDVKPEIEDNPRAMVMPPVKGEVRFQGVSFSYQPGIEVLHDIDLAVKPGEMVAIAGRTGAGKSSLMNLVLRFYEAEKGDVTIDGYNVNAVTQQSLRQQIGIVPQDPFLFSGSIEDNIKYGRMEATHDEVINAAKTVGAHSFITHLKHGYDTLVGERGGNLSAGQRQFVCLARAVLADPPIIILDEATSSVDTNAERLMQESFRRLMQGRTCLVIAHRLSTVTNADRIIVLERGRITEMGSHRELLAKEGLYANMFKALSTAD, from the coding sequence ATGTATCACGGTGGCGGGGGTGGTTACGGTGGCGGATTCCACCTCCACGGCGCTTTTGACGAAGATGAAATGCTGGGCAAGGTATATGACAGCCGGATAGTAGGCCGGATGTACCGGTACCTGCGCCCGGTCAAGACATGGCTGGCTCTGGGAGCCGGCGGCATGCTGCTGCGTACCCTGGCGCAACTGGCGACGCCCTACCTTATCGTCATTGCTACCGGCCGTTTTATACAGACCAAAGACCTGGCCGGACTCAACATCATCGTTATCCTCTTTATCGGTGCGACTCTACTCGCCTGGGCAGGTCAATATATGCAGACCCTGTTTTTGTCCTATGCCGGGGAATCAATCCTCTTGAGAATGCGCACGGAGATGTTTGACCACCTGCAAAAGCTCTCACTGAGCTTCTTCGACCGTAACCAGGTGGGTAAACTGATGTCCCGCGTGCAGAATGACGTGCAGCAGCTACAGGAACTGGTCACCAATGGCGTCCTCAATATCATAACCAGCGCCCTGACCCTGGTGGGGATTGCCGTCATCATGATTCTGCTGAACGCACGCCTCGCCCTCCTCACCCTTACCGTAGTACCGGCGCTGGCCATAGTTACCCTTATCTGGCAGAAGTACGCCCGCCGCGCTTTCATCAGGGTGAGACAGGCGATTGCCACCGTCAATGCTCAGCTTCAAGAAGGCATATCCGGGGTACGGGTCACCCAGAGCCTCTCCCGTGAGGGCGTAAACTTTGAGCGGTTTGACAATGTAAACAGGGCACACCTTGATGCCAACGTTGATGCCGCCAGACTCGAAGCACTGATGATGCCTGCCGTGCAGGTACTGACGGCCATTGCCTTCAGCCTGATCCTTGTTTTCGGCGGCTACCAGGTGCTGGACGGAACGATGGGCGCCGAGATTATCATCGGGTTTTTGCTCTACATCCAGCGCTTCTTTGACCCGATACTGGAACTAACGACGCAGTATACCGAACTGCAGCGCTCCATGGCTTCCGGAGCGCGTATCTTCGAACTGCTTGACGTCAAACCTGAAATTGAAGATAACCCCCGGGCAATGGTGATGCCGCCGGTAAAAGGGGAAGTCCGTTTCCAGGGAGTCAGCTTCAGCTATCAGCCCGGCATCGAGGTGCTCCATGATATTGACTTAGCCGTCAAACCCGGTGAGATGGTAGCCATTGCCGGGCGGACCGGGGCCGGTAAAAGCAGCCTGATGAACCTTGTCCTCCGTTTCTATGAAGCCGAAAAAGGGGATGTGACCATAGACGGCTACAACGTCAATGCCGTCACCCAGCAATCATTAAGACAGCAGATTGGCATCGTACCCCAGGACCCTTTTCTGTTCTCCGGCAGTATCGAGGACAATATCAAATACGGGCGCATGGAGGCCACTCATGACGAAGTTATCAATGCCGCTAAAACCGTGGGCGCCCACAGCTTCATCACCCACCTCAAGCACGGTTATGACACTCTGGTCGGGGAGAGGGGTGGTAATCTCAGCGCCGGGCAACGCCAGTTTGTCTGCCTGGCGCGGGCAGTACTGGCCGACCCTCCCATTATTATACTGGATGAAGCCACTTCCAGTGTCGATACCAATGCCGAGCGTCTGATGCAGGAATCCTTCCGCCGCCTGATGCAGGGACGTACCTGCCTCGTAATCGCCCACCGGTTGTCCACTGTAACCAATGCCGACCGTATTATCGTCCTGGAACGGGGCAGAATCACCGAGATGGGCTCTCACCGGGAGCTACTGGCCAAAGAGGGCCTTTACGCTAACATGTTCAAGGCACTGAGCACCGCAGACTGA
- a CDS encoding PadR family transcriptional regulator, whose amino-acid sequence MKDKPGYGYEIIRALEKRFHGFYVPSPGIVYPTLQMLEEMGHVTATEQDGKKIYTITDEGRQSLDEQGELEEKIESHVRNWWNQENTEDIGETMREFDRLAKLVSSKAREVDAETLRRIRKVLSGAYEDILKDQR is encoded by the coding sequence CTGAAAGATAAGCCCGGCTATGGCTACGAAATTATCCGGGCGCTGGAAAAACGCTTTCACGGTTTCTATGTGCCGAGTCCGGGCATCGTCTACCCTACGCTGCAAATGCTTGAGGAAATGGGGCACGTCACGGCTACGGAACAGGACGGCAAAAAAATCTACACCATCACCGATGAGGGCCGCCAGTCCCTTGACGAGCAGGGTGAACTCGAAGAAAAAATAGAGAGCCATGTCAGGAACTGGTGGAACCAGGAAAACACCGAAGACATCGGCGAGACAATGCGTGAATTTGACCGGCTGGCCAAGCTGGTCAGCAGTAAAGCCCGTGAGGTAGACGCCGAAACGCTGCGGCGTATCCGGAAGGTCCTTTCCGGCGCCTATGAAGACATCCTGAAAGACCAGCGTTAA